In one Aromatoleum aromaticum EbN1 genomic region, the following are encoded:
- a CDS encoding GNAT family N-acetyltransferase has translation MREQVTQDVRRRVTACFVALADGQRIAGYYTLASASLLLADLPARMAKKLPRYPSVPAVRMGRLAVDQAFKGQGLGGALLADALDRAANSKIAAYALMVDAKDEAAAAFYLHHGFIALPDSALTLFLPLATWSRLSATIDLIAGRF, from the coding sequence TTGCGGGAGCAGGTTACCCAGGACGTTCGCCGCCGCGTGACCGCCTGCTTCGTCGCGCTGGCGGACGGGCAGCGCATCGCGGGCTACTACACTTTGGCGTCAGCAAGCCTGCTGCTGGCCGATCTTCCGGCCCGTATGGCCAAGAAGCTGCCGCGCTATCCGAGCGTGCCCGCGGTTCGCATGGGTCGCTTGGCCGTCGATCAGGCTTTCAAGGGGCAAGGTCTGGGCGGTGCACTGCTGGCCGATGCGCTCGACCGTGCGGCCAACTCCAAGATTGCCGCTTATGCTTTGATGGTCGATGCGAAGGATGAAGCGGCAGCGGCCTTCTATCTGCATCACGGCTTCATCGCTCTGCCCGACTCGGCGTTGACGCTTTTCCTGCCGCTGGCGACGTGGAGCCGCCTGAGTGCCACGATTGATCTGATTGCAGGCCGCTTCTAG
- a CDS encoding DUF1778 domain-containing protein has protein sequence MTTLNQSKTERIDVRASGPVKQLLQEAARACHKNVSEFLLDAGVTAANQALADRRRFVLDDERWQAFQQALDRPVQAKPRLKKLLTEPGVLD, from the coding sequence ATGACCACCTTGAACCAATCGAAAACCGAACGGATCGATGTCCGGGCGAGCGGCCCCGTCAAGCAGCTCCTGCAGGAAGCAGCGCGTGCTTGCCACAAGAACGTCAGCGAGTTCCTGCTCGACGCTGGCGTGACTGCGGCTAACCAGGCGCTGGCCGACCGTCGCCGTTTCGTTCTCGACGACGAGCGGTGGCAGGCATTCCAGCAGGCACTGGATCGCCCGGTGCAAGCCAAACCGCGCCTGAAGAAACTGCTCACCGAACCTGGAGTGCTGGATTGA
- a CDS encoding GNAT family N-acetyltransferase has translation MSAAYEPISKLGAADAVESFDCGQPALNQFLHQYALVNQKANSAQTYLCRSAGEVVGFYSLAVGSVDPESAPARVMKGLARHPVPVMILARLAVDKNHQGKGLGQALLKDALQRTAQAADIAGIRCLLVHAKDNAARQWYESWEFEPSQTDSYHLFLMLKDLKALLT, from the coding sequence TTGAGCGCTGCGTATGAGCCGATAAGCAAACTCGGTGCCGCAGACGCCGTCGAAAGTTTCGACTGTGGCCAGCCGGCACTGAATCAGTTTCTGCACCAGTACGCACTGGTCAACCAGAAGGCCAATAGCGCACAAACCTACCTCTGCCGCAGTGCCGGTGAGGTCGTCGGTTTCTACAGCCTCGCGGTAGGCAGCGTTGATCCCGAGTCGGCACCTGCGCGGGTGATGAAAGGCCTCGCTCGACACCCTGTCCCGGTGATGATTCTGGCAAGGCTGGCGGTGGACAAAAATCATCAGGGCAAAGGGCTGGGTCAAGCGCTGCTCAAGGACGCCCTGCAGCGCACCGCCCAGGCGGCCGACATCGCGGGCATTCGATGCTTGCTGGTGCACGCGAAGGACAACGCGGCGCGGCAGTGGTACGAGTCCTGGGAGTTCGAGCCGAGCCAGACCGACTCTTATCATTTATTCTTGATGCTCAAGGACTTGAAGGCTTTGTTAACGTGA
- the istB gene encoding IS21-like element ISAzo4 family helper ATPase IstB has product MLMQHSLQQLHALRLEGMARAFEEQLTQPAITALSFEERFAQLIDREILLRDGKRIDRLLKAARIKAAAACLEDVDYRAGRGLERSQIAALGTGQWIRHHQNCLITGPTGSGKTWLACALANAACRQGLAAYYVRLPRLFEELRIAHADGSFSRRLMQLARMDLIVIDDWGLAAPSAQERSDLLELLDDRVGTRSTVITSQLPIEHWHTYLGDPTFADAILDRVVHAAHKLALKGESMRRKEKA; this is encoded by the coding sequence ATGCTGATGCAACACAGCCTGCAACAACTGCATGCCCTGCGCCTGGAAGGCATGGCGCGCGCCTTCGAGGAGCAGCTCACCCAGCCCGCCATCACCGCGCTCAGCTTCGAGGAGCGCTTCGCCCAGCTCATCGATCGCGAGATCCTGCTGCGCGACGGCAAACGCATCGACCGGCTGCTCAAGGCAGCCCGCATCAAAGCCGCTGCAGCCTGCCTGGAGGACGTCGACTACCGCGCCGGGCGCGGGCTCGAGCGCAGCCAGATCGCCGCGCTCGGCACCGGGCAATGGATCCGCCATCACCAGAACTGCCTCATCACCGGGCCCACCGGCAGCGGCAAGACCTGGCTCGCCTGCGCGCTCGCCAATGCCGCGTGCCGGCAGGGCCTCGCGGCCTATTACGTGCGTCTGCCGCGGCTCTTCGAAGAGCTGCGCATCGCGCATGCCGACGGCAGCTTCAGCCGACGCCTCATGCAGCTCGCGCGCATGGATCTCATCGTCATCGACGATTGGGGCCTGGCCGCGCCGTCGGCGCAGGAGCGAAGCGACCTGCTGGAGCTGCTCGACGACCGCGTCGGCACGCGTTCGACCGTGATCACCAGCCAGCTGCCGATCGAGCACTGGCACACCTACCTGGGCGACCCGACCTTCGCCGATGCGATCCTCGATCGCGTCGTGCACGCCGCGCACAAGCTCGCCCTCAAGGGCGAGTCGATGAGAAGAAAGGAAAAGGCATGA
- the nudC gene encoding NAD(+) diphosphatase: protein MDIFVPGITEPSQASDSDLWFVFNADRLLVIGEGESARVPSRGELEELGVAAGRCRHYLGRLGERDCFTAAFEASPELPERAEWQGLRRLFGRIDETVLAIAGRAVQIIEWDDTHRYCGRCGSATGLKQGERARVCPDCGLAGYPCLSPAVMGLVRRGRELLLARSPHFPEGMYSALAGFVEPGETLEQTLQREVREEVGVEITNLRYFDSQPWPFPHSLMIAFVADYVSGEIVPQPGEIEAADWFGIDRLPRLPHPFSIARRLIDETVASIAKSIA from the coding sequence ATGGATATTTTTGTGCCGGGAATCACCGAACCTTCGCAGGCGAGCGACAGCGACCTGTGGTTCGTGTTCAACGCGGACCGCCTGCTCGTGATCGGCGAAGGCGAGTCAGCGCGCGTCCCGAGTCGCGGCGAACTGGAGGAACTGGGTGTCGCCGCCGGGCGTTGCCGCCACTATCTCGGCCGGCTCGGCGAGCGGGACTGCTTCACGGCTGCATTCGAAGCATCGCCAGAGCTGCCCGAGCGCGCCGAATGGCAGGGCCTGCGCAGGCTTTTCGGGCGGATCGACGAAACGGTACTGGCGATCGCCGGGCGCGCGGTCCAGATCATCGAGTGGGACGACACGCACCGATATTGCGGCCGCTGCGGGTCGGCCACGGGCCTGAAACAGGGGGAGCGGGCGCGCGTGTGCCCGGACTGCGGGCTGGCGGGCTATCCATGCCTGTCGCCGGCGGTGATGGGGCTGGTGCGGCGCGGACGCGAACTGCTGCTCGCGCGCTCGCCGCATTTTCCGGAAGGCATGTACAGCGCGCTCGCCGGTTTCGTCGAGCCGGGCGAAACGCTCGAACAGACGCTGCAGCGCGAAGTGCGCGAAGAGGTCGGCGTCGAGATCACGAACCTGCGCTATTTCGACAGCCAGCCGTGGCCTTTCCCGCACTCGCTGATGATCGCTTTCGTCGCCGACTACGTCAGTGGCGAGATCGTCCCGCAGCCGGGCGAGATCGAAGCCGCCGACTGGTTCGGCATCGACCGCCTGCCGCGCCTGCCCCATCCTTTCAGCATCGCGCGCCGGCTCATCGACGAAACCGTCGCGTCGATCGCGAAGAGCATCGCGTAG
- a CDS encoding DUF1778 domain-containing protein, with product MPAAISTARLEARISKDLHSMLKRAAELQGRTMTDFVIAAVQDAAQRAIEQAEVIRLSLADQECFAQALLSPPQPSPALERAFVRRSKLLRAE from the coding sequence ATGCCTGCAGCCATTTCCACCGCCCGCCTCGAAGCCCGGATCAGCAAGGATCTGCATTCGATGCTCAAGCGCGCCGCTGAACTTCAAGGGCGCACCATGACTGATTTTGTCATCGCTGCCGTGCAGGATGCCGCACAGCGTGCTATCGAGCAGGCTGAAGTCATCCGTCTGTCGCTCGCCGATCAGGAGTGCTTTGCCCAGGCGCTGCTGTCGCCCCCGCAACCCTCACCGGCTTTGGAACGTGCCTTCGTTCGTCGCAGCAAGCTGCTGCGTGCTGAATGA
- a CDS encoding heavy metal response regulator transcription factor, with translation MKILIVEDEPKTGDYLRQGLAEAGFVVDLARDGLDGLHLALDGDYDLMVLDVMLPSLDGWGVLQTVRRSGRDMPVLFLTARDQVEDRVRGLELGADDYLVKPFAFSELLARVRTLLRRGKAKEPEVYSAGDLELDLLRRRVTRAGVKIDLTSKEFALLELLLRRQGEVLLRSLIASQVWDMNFDSDTNVIEVAVRRLRAKVDDPFEPKLIRTVRGMGYVLEAPQPR, from the coding sequence ATGAAAATCCTGATCGTCGAGGACGAGCCGAAAACCGGTGATTACCTGCGCCAGGGGCTGGCCGAGGCGGGCTTCGTCGTTGATCTCGCGCGCGACGGGCTCGACGGCCTGCATCTCGCGCTCGACGGCGACTACGATCTGATGGTGCTCGACGTGATGCTGCCGTCGCTCGATGGCTGGGGCGTGTTGCAGACGGTGCGGCGCAGCGGACGCGACATGCCGGTGCTGTTCCTGACCGCGCGCGATCAGGTCGAGGACCGCGTGCGGGGGCTCGAGCTTGGCGCCGACGACTACCTCGTCAAGCCGTTCGCGTTTTCCGAGCTGCTCGCGCGCGTGCGCACGCTGCTGCGCCGCGGTAAGGCGAAGGAGCCGGAGGTTTATAGCGCGGGAGACCTCGAACTCGACCTGCTGCGTAGACGGGTGACGCGCGCCGGCGTGAAGATCGACCTGACGTCGAAGGAGTTCGCGTTGCTCGAGCTGTTGTTGCGGCGCCAGGGCGAAGTGCTGCTGCGCTCGCTGATCGCGTCGCAGGTATGGGACATGAACTTCGACAGCGACACCAACGTCATCGAAGTCGCGGTGCGGCGGCTGCGCGCGAAAGTCGACGACCCGTTCGAGCCGAAGCTGATCCGCACGGTGCGCGGCATGGGCTACGTGCTCGAAGCGCCGCAGCCGCGGTGA
- a CDS encoding EAL and HDOD domain-containing protein produces MGSQNEVFVARQPILNQERNVIAYELLFRDDGSGEARVSDGARATAQVIARVFGRLGVHSVMGGCAAFVNLDAETLLGRGVERLPKEDVVLELLETIEVDEAIVHRCAELKHLGYRLALDDFCAITPAYEPLLGLVDIVKIDVLQLDPDALERLVRRLRLYPARLLAEKVDTTERARRCRALGFDFYQGFHFGRPAAFAGA; encoded by the coding sequence ATGGGCAGCCAGAACGAAGTGTTCGTCGCGCGTCAGCCGATCCTGAACCAGGAGCGCAATGTGATCGCCTATGAACTGCTGTTCCGCGACGACGGATCGGGCGAAGCAAGAGTCAGCGACGGCGCGCGCGCGACCGCGCAGGTGATCGCCCGCGTCTTCGGCCGGCTCGGCGTGCACAGCGTCATGGGAGGCTGCGCCGCTTTCGTCAACCTCGACGCCGAAACCCTGCTCGGCCGCGGCGTCGAACGCCTGCCGAAAGAGGACGTCGTCCTCGAACTGCTCGAAACGATCGAAGTCGACGAGGCGATCGTGCACCGCTGCGCCGAACTCAAGCACCTCGGCTACCGTCTCGCGCTCGACGACTTCTGCGCGATCACGCCCGCCTATGAACCGCTGCTCGGGCTCGTCGACATCGTCAAGATCGACGTGCTGCAGCTCGATCCCGACGCGCTCGAACGGCTGGTTCGCCGCCTGCGACTCTACCCGGCGCGGCTCCTGGCCGAGAAAGTCGACACGACCGAACGCGCCCGCCGCTGCCGCGCGCTCGGCTTCGATTTCTACCAGGGCTTCCACTTCGGCCGCCCGGCGGCGTTCGCGGGGGCGTGA
- a CDS encoding heavy metal sensor histidine kinase, with translation MKRPLSLTARLALLFAAMTATLLIVVGVVLGRAVEAHFIELDNHELHGKFALIENHLLTSAAPEARDTLGQRLDDAFVGHDMVGVLLRDAEGSVIYAVHPGLFSAPQLAGQRLPAGVASWEKDGRHYVGRERTFALPGAGEASRVTALVGLDITHHARFLDATRRGLWLGISVAAAVAAMLGWWAAHHGLAPLRRVTATAGALSAARLGERLDDADAPAEVHELVEALNGMLDRLESAFQRLSDFSADIAHELRTPVSNLMTQTAVCLSRPCNADEYRDVLASNLEEYERIARMVGDMLFIAKAENGRLPHPDETVELAAEARALVEFYEALAEERGVTLDVRGDARVRGDALMLRRAISNLLSNAIRHTQAGGMIEITIADEGPQVALRVRNHGDTIPSDQLSRVFERFHRASADRQRHGEGAGLGLAITRTIVEAHGGTMSAESIDGVTTFGMFLPREPVPR, from the coding sequence GTGAAACGGCCGCTGTCGCTGACCGCGCGGCTCGCGCTGCTGTTCGCGGCGATGACTGCGACCCTGCTGATCGTCGTCGGCGTGGTGCTCGGGCGCGCGGTCGAGGCGCATTTCATCGAACTCGACAACCACGAGCTGCACGGCAAGTTCGCGCTGATCGAGAACCACCTGCTGACGTCGGCGGCGCCCGAGGCCAGGGACACGCTCGGGCAGCGCCTCGATGACGCGTTCGTCGGCCACGACATGGTCGGTGTGCTGCTGCGCGACGCCGAAGGCAGCGTCATTTACGCCGTCCATCCGGGCCTCTTCAGTGCGCCGCAGCTCGCGGGGCAGCGCCTTCCGGCGGGCGTCGCGAGCTGGGAAAAGGACGGGCGCCATTACGTCGGCAGGGAAAGGACGTTCGCGCTGCCGGGGGCGGGAGAGGCGAGCCGCGTCACCGCGCTGGTCGGCCTCGACATCACGCACCACGCGCGATTCCTCGATGCGACCCGGCGCGGGTTGTGGCTTGGCATCTCGGTCGCGGCGGCAGTCGCGGCGATGCTCGGCTGGTGGGCGGCGCATCACGGCCTGGCGCCGTTGCGCCGCGTGACGGCGACTGCCGGTGCATTGTCGGCCGCGCGGCTCGGCGAGCGTCTCGACGATGCCGATGCGCCGGCCGAAGTGCATGAGCTCGTCGAAGCGCTCAACGGCATGCTCGACCGTCTCGAGTCCGCGTTCCAGCGTCTTTCCGATTTTTCCGCCGACATCGCGCACGAGCTGCGCACGCCTGTCTCGAATCTGATGACGCAGACCGCGGTGTGCCTGTCTCGGCCGTGCAACGCCGACGAATACCGCGACGTGCTGGCGTCGAACCTCGAGGAATACGAGCGCATCGCGCGCATGGTCGGCGACATGCTGTTCATCGCGAAAGCGGAGAACGGCCGCCTGCCGCATCCTGACGAAACCGTCGAGCTTGCCGCCGAGGCCCGCGCCCTCGTCGAGTTCTACGAAGCGCTCGCGGAGGAGCGCGGCGTGACGCTGGACGTGCGCGGCGACGCCCGGGTGCGCGGTGACGCGCTGATGCTGCGCCGCGCGATCTCGAACCTGCTGTCGAACGCGATCCGTCACACGCAGGCGGGCGGGATGATCGAGATCACGATCGCGGACGAAGGCCCGCAGGTCGCGCTGCGCGTGCGCAACCACGGCGACACGATTCCGTCCGACCAGCTGTCGCGGGTCTTCGAGCGCTTCCATCGCGCCAGTGCCGACCGGCAGCGCCACGGCGAAGGGGCGGGGCTCGGGCTCGCGATCACGCGCACGATCGTCGAGGCGCACGGCGGAACGATGAGCGCCGAGTCGATCGACGGCGTCACGACGTTCGGCATGTTTCTGCCGCGCGAGCCTGTCCCGCGCTGA
- the istB gene encoding IS21-like element ISAzo17 family helper ATPase IstB, with translation MNLQYERIQALCQTLSLPLTAQGYAAAAQQAATDQLAYSDFLEQLLRAEAAGRQSRKQSMLTRLAGFPAIKTLEDFDYGFASGLKRSQIEELASLAFVERAENVVLVGPSGVGKTHLAIALGYRATQAGIKTRFTTAADLLLTLVLAHERNQLKNVMQRAINAYRLLIVDEIGYLPMTREQANLFFQVIAARYERGSLIVTSNLSFGQWDSTFAQDATLTAALLDRLLHHAHIVPISGESYRLKHQRKAGMVQALAVAG, from the coding sequence ATGAACCTGCAATACGAACGGATCCAGGCGCTGTGCCAGACGCTGAGCCTGCCGCTCACCGCCCAAGGCTATGCCGCAGCGGCCCAGCAGGCGGCCACCGATCAACTGGCCTACAGCGACTTCCTCGAACAGTTGCTGCGGGCCGAGGCGGCCGGTCGTCAGAGCCGCAAGCAAAGCATGCTCACGCGCCTGGCGGGCTTCCCCGCGATCAAGACGCTGGAGGATTTCGACTATGGCTTTGCCAGCGGGCTCAAGCGCAGCCAGATCGAGGAGTTGGCCAGCCTCGCCTTCGTCGAGCGTGCCGAGAACGTTGTGCTGGTGGGCCCCAGCGGGGTGGGCAAGACCCATCTGGCCATCGCGCTGGGCTACCGCGCCACGCAGGCCGGCATCAAGACGCGCTTCACCACCGCCGCCGACCTGCTGCTGACGCTGGTCCTGGCGCATGAGCGCAACCAGCTCAAGAACGTGATGCAGCGGGCGATCAACGCCTACCGGCTGTTGATCGTCGACGAGATCGGCTACCTGCCGATGACGCGCGAGCAGGCCAACCTGTTCTTCCAGGTGATCGCGGCGCGCTACGAGCGGGGCAGCCTGATCGTGACCAGCAATCTGTCGTTCGGGCAGTGGGACAGCACCTTCGCCCAGGATGCGACGCTCACGGCGGCGCTACTGGATCGGCTGCTGCATCACGCGCACATCGTGCCGATCAGCGGCGAGAGCTACCGGCTGAAACACCAGCGCAAGGCCGGGATGGTGCAAGCGCTGGCGGTCGCCGGCTGA
- the istA gene encoding IS21 family transposase, which produces MPAERIAMHKIRELLRLKYDCALSHERIARALSISKGVVAKYVKAAEECGRPWAELSAADEAELRRVLGVARRGRGASVANVPPDLAAVHQGLKRKNVTLALLWEEYVQTADGPSYQYSRFCDLYRAFARTLKRSMRQVHRAGEKLFIDYAGDTVPIVDADTGEISRAQIFVAVLGASSYTFACATATQSQADWLGSLARALAFIGGVPELVVPDNTRSLVGQADRYEPQLQRTTAEFAAHYGVAILPARPYKPQDKAKVEVGVQIVQRWILARLRHRRFFSLGELNEAIAALLEPLNTRAFRRLPGSRHEAFETLDRPALRPLPATAFQFAQWKRAKPNIDYHVEFDGHYYSVPYALAGQAVELRITASSIECFAAGRRVAVHARSHRPGVYSTLTEHMPASHQAHRQWSPGKLIAWGATVGPHTEQVVSHQLERMPHPEQGYRACLGLMRLGRQYGNERLEAAATRAVTLGAMRYRNVASILKSGLDRAPLPTPTPTAASQTELALPTVHENLRGARYYH; this is translated from the coding sequence ATGCCGGCGGAGCGGATTGCCATGCACAAGATCAGGGAGCTGTTACGGCTCAAATACGACTGCGCGCTGTCGCATGAGCGCATTGCCCGCGCGCTGTCGATTTCCAAAGGAGTGGTCGCCAAGTATGTGAAGGCGGCCGAGGAGTGCGGCCGGCCGTGGGCCGAGTTGTCGGCGGCCGACGAGGCCGAGTTGCGCCGGGTGCTGGGGGTCGCCCGGCGTGGACGTGGCGCGAGCGTCGCGAATGTGCCGCCGGATCTGGCGGCGGTGCATCAGGGGCTCAAGCGAAAGAACGTCACGCTGGCGCTGCTGTGGGAAGAGTACGTGCAGACGGCCGACGGGCCGAGCTATCAGTACTCGCGCTTTTGCGACCTGTACCGCGCGTTCGCCCGCACGCTCAAGCGCTCGATGCGCCAGGTGCACCGCGCCGGCGAGAAACTCTTCATCGATTACGCGGGCGACACGGTGCCGATCGTCGACGCCGACACGGGCGAGATTTCGCGCGCGCAGATCTTCGTCGCGGTGCTCGGCGCCTCGAGCTATACGTTCGCCTGCGCCACGGCGACGCAGTCGCAGGCCGACTGGCTGGGCTCGCTCGCCCGGGCGCTGGCCTTCATCGGCGGCGTGCCCGAGCTCGTGGTGCCCGACAATACGCGCTCGCTCGTCGGGCAGGCCGACCGCTACGAGCCGCAACTGCAGCGCACCACCGCCGAGTTCGCCGCGCACTACGGCGTGGCGATCCTGCCCGCGCGCCCCTACAAGCCGCAGGACAAGGCCAAGGTCGAAGTCGGCGTACAGATCGTGCAGCGCTGGATTCTGGCGCGGCTGCGGCATCGACGTTTCTTCTCGCTGGGAGAGTTGAACGAGGCGATCGCCGCGTTACTCGAGCCGCTGAACACGCGTGCCTTCCGGCGCCTGCCAGGCTCGCGCCACGAAGCGTTCGAGACGCTCGATCGGCCGGCGCTGCGCCCGTTGCCCGCCACCGCGTTCCAGTTCGCCCAGTGGAAACGGGCCAAGCCCAATATCGATTACCACGTCGAGTTCGACGGGCATTACTACAGCGTGCCGTATGCGCTCGCCGGCCAAGCGGTGGAGTTGCGCATCACCGCGAGCAGCATCGAATGCTTTGCCGCGGGCCGTCGCGTCGCGGTGCATGCGAGAAGCCACCGGCCCGGCGTCTACTCCACGCTCACCGAACACATGCCCGCATCCCATCAGGCGCATCGCCAGTGGTCGCCCGGCAAACTCATCGCCTGGGGCGCCACCGTCGGCCCGCACACCGAGCAGGTGGTCAGCCACCAACTCGAACGCATGCCGCACCCCGAGCAGGGCTACCGGGCGTGCCTCGGGCTGATGCGCCTCGGTCGCCAATACGGCAACGAACGGCTCGAAGCCGCGGCGACCCGCGCCGTCACCCTCGGGGCGATGCGTTACCGCAACGTCGCCTCGATCCTCAAGAGCGGGCTCGACCGCGCACCGCTCCCCACTCCCACTCCCACTGCCGCTAGCCAAACCGAACTGGCGCTTCCCACCGTGCACGAGAACCTGCGCGGTGCGCGCTACTACCACTGA